One window of the Granulicella arctica genome contains the following:
- a CDS encoding S53 family serine peptidase, which produces MRKITFYRPAFTKTSTTLALLALTAQLVLAQQRHAMPSAETAPASEPVVAPVPAGQSVPFGLTLPLRNVANLQALLHAQQDPKSAQYHQYLSRQQFLDQFGPTEADYDRVVAFAKAQGMSVTKTFPNRLLVNVTGTSKQIKSAFAVNLQVHQNKTENHTYYAPDVEPSVGGSLPILSVVGLSTRERPHPMLVHANTVVANTTGSGASGQFLGSDMRAAYAPGVSLDGAGQTVGLIELGPYNLSDVQAYFKAVNQPLNVPIYNVLLNVDGVCSGTSATGGCDDGEEVIDIEQAISMAPGLSGLIVYEAYGSGSDALTAFAQAASDNVAKQLSLSFGFGGIPSTMQGYEQVFMELAAQGQNLFIASGDSGANVGGVGYPGNSPNVTDVGGTDLVTAGPGGAWQAESAWVGSGGGWNTQSPIPGYQLPVINNSNAGSPSFRNIPDIAMEANTDNFFCANGSCQGGIGGTSLAAPRWAGFLALANQQANGNPIGFVNQTFYALGQTSNYTSSFHDIVMGNDFNTGSPNLFQAVQGYDLTTGWGSPTGQSMLDTLAPPSLSSAPNFSLTASPATVNLTPGGSASGTVTLLPANGFAGTVDLTVTAIGSPAGVTATLVANSLTGSGQTTLNIETTASTPGGNFVVAVTGSSNGLMHTAYVNVALPDFRLIATPSSLYVNQSNKTKGTITVNAINGFTSPVALSLANTPPFVTAKFSSTATPDVSQLLLKAGVTAPTSSGSVLAVSGTSGATTRTVSSLTVAVNAGLGDCGLGTEVNLASSYNLAAIRSDGTTFTDGGLDGGGSAYSAKLLTRARVLNGIHFQIGPPNVLDAVSGTGQTIALPRGRYNLLQLLATGIDGNQTSQPLTVTYADGSTTQLTPGFSDWFTPSVNVNEGEAVAMPYRNTSKGTPDNRQFNVYGYSLPLNSAKTIVSMTLPNNRAVIVLSATLSDLPLGNEVDLSKAYNATGIYTDGTTFAPDGGLDAGGTAYSANLLNGLTANGQEIVVGPSNFRLGGSNVPDVVYGAGQTIALPAGFYSELKLLGTGVQGDQQSQVLTVHYADGSKETFNQSFSDWSSLTGYSNESLAIKTAYRNNNDGTEDQQAFNVYLYSLKLNPLKLVKSITLPDNRNVVLTSITLAPPSLVDLEPLVCPLIEEIK; this is translated from the coding sequence ATGCGCAAAATTACGTTTTATCGGCCCGCCTTCACGAAGACATCCACCACTCTGGCGCTGCTTGCCCTAACAGCACAATTGGTTCTAGCGCAGCAACGGCATGCTATGCCCTCTGCCGAGACCGCACCCGCCTCTGAACCGGTGGTGGCTCCAGTACCCGCCGGCCAGTCAGTTCCTTTCGGGCTGACCTTGCCGCTCAGGAACGTCGCCAACCTTCAGGCTCTCTTGCATGCGCAGCAGGACCCAAAGAGCGCCCAGTATCATCAGTATCTTTCGCGGCAACAATTCCTGGATCAGTTTGGGCCGACCGAGGCAGACTACGATCGCGTCGTAGCCTTCGCGAAGGCGCAGGGCATGTCGGTCACCAAGACCTTCCCGAATCGTCTGCTCGTCAACGTCACGGGAACGTCCAAACAGATCAAGAGTGCTTTCGCGGTTAATCTCCAGGTTCACCAGAACAAGACTGAAAATCACACCTACTATGCTCCGGACGTCGAGCCGAGTGTAGGCGGTTCTCTTCCAATCCTGAGCGTAGTTGGCCTGAGCACGCGCGAGCGTCCGCACCCCATGCTGGTGCATGCCAACACAGTCGTTGCGAACACGACTGGTTCAGGGGCAAGCGGCCAATTCCTCGGCAGTGACATGCGTGCTGCTTACGCTCCTGGCGTAAGCCTCGATGGCGCAGGCCAGACGGTCGGCCTCATCGAACTCGGGCCCTACAACCTCAGCGATGTACAGGCTTACTTCAAGGCAGTCAATCAGCCACTCAACGTGCCGATCTACAACGTTCTCCTCAACGTTGATGGAGTCTGCTCCGGTACATCGGCCACAGGAGGCTGTGACGATGGCGAAGAAGTGATCGACATTGAGCAGGCTATCTCCATGGCACCGGGCCTGAGCGGGCTTATCGTGTACGAAGCCTATGGCTCCGGCAGTGACGCCCTCACCGCGTTTGCCCAGGCGGCCAGTGACAATGTGGCGAAGCAGCTAAGCCTCAGCTTCGGTTTTGGTGGAATTCCATCCACGATGCAGGGATACGAACAGGTCTTCATGGAACTGGCAGCGCAGGGACAGAATCTCTTTATTGCATCCGGAGATTCGGGTGCCAACGTGGGTGGTGTAGGCTACCCGGGCAATAGCCCCAACGTGACAGATGTTGGTGGCACGGATCTGGTAACCGCCGGCCCTGGTGGTGCCTGGCAGGCTGAATCGGCATGGGTCGGCAGCGGTGGCGGCTGGAATACTCAATCACCTATTCCTGGCTATCAGCTTCCTGTTATCAACAACAGCAACGCTGGATCCCCAAGCTTCCGCAACATCCCCGATATCGCCATGGAAGCCAACACGGACAATTTCTTCTGCGCGAACGGAAGCTGCCAGGGCGGCATCGGCGGTACAAGCCTTGCAGCACCCAGATGGGCTGGTTTCCTCGCTCTTGCGAATCAGCAGGCAAACGGCAACCCTATCGGCTTCGTCAATCAAACCTTCTACGCACTTGGTCAGACCTCGAACTACACAAGCAGCTTTCACGACATCGTCATGGGCAACGACTTCAACACAGGCAGTCCGAATCTCTTCCAGGCAGTACAGGGCTACGACCTGACGACGGGCTGGGGTAGCCCAACGGGGCAATCCATGCTCGATACTCTGGCTCCGCCAAGCCTCAGCTCTGCTCCGAACTTCTCCCTCACTGCAAGCCCAGCCACGGTCAACCTGACGCCTGGCGGTTCCGCAAGCGGAACGGTCACGCTGCTTCCGGCCAATGGTTTTGCCGGCACCGTGGATCTGACAGTGACCGCGATTGGATCGCCAGCCGGGGTGACCGCGACGCTTGTTGCCAACTCGCTCACAGGCTCTGGACAGACGACACTGAACATCGAAACGACGGCGAGTACTCCGGGTGGAAATTTTGTTGTCGCTGTCACAGGCAGCAGCAACGGACTGATGCACACCGCCTATGTCAACGTAGCGCTGCCGGACTTCAGACTTATTGCCACCCCATCCAGCCTGTACGTCAATCAGAGCAACAAGACGAAGGGTACGATCACGGTGAACGCGATCAACGGATTTACAAGTCCGGTTGCGCTTTCGCTGGCGAACACACCACCATTCGTTACGGCAAAGTTCTCGTCCACCGCAACTCCTGACGTAAGCCAGTTGTTGCTCAAAGCCGGTGTCACTGCACCGACCAGCAGTGGCTCAGTATTGGCGGTCTCCGGCACCTCGGGGGCAACCACGCGCACGGTCTCTTCGCTCACCGTTGCAGTCAACGCCGGACTCGGTGACTGCGGTCTTGGTACAGAGGTTAATCTTGCAAGCAGCTATAACCTCGCGGCTATTCGTTCCGATGGAACGACGTTTACCGACGGTGGTCTCGACGGTGGCGGCTCTGCCTACTCCGCGAAGTTGCTGACGAGGGCACGTGTACTCAACGGCATTCATTTCCAGATCGGCCCACCGAATGTTCTGGACGCTGTAAGCGGAACCGGGCAGACGATTGCGCTCCCCCGCGGACGGTATAACCTGCTCCAGCTTCTCGCGACGGGGATCGATGGGAATCAGACCAGCCAACCCCTCACAGTCACCTATGCAGACGGGTCGACGACGCAACTGACACCAGGCTTCAGTGACTGGTTCACCCCATCTGTAAACGTAAACGAGGGCGAAGCAGTCGCTATGCCCTATCGCAACACCAGCAAGGGAACTCCAGACAATCGGCAGTTCAATGTGTACGGATACAGTCTGCCGCTTAACAGTGCTAAGACTATCGTGAGCATGACGCTTCCCAACAATCGCGCTGTGATCGTGTTGTCCGCGACCCTGTCGGATCTGCCGCTTGGGAACGAGGTCGACCTGAGCAAGGCCTACAACGCAACCGGCATCTATACGGACGGCACGACCTTCGCGCCCGACGGTGGCCTCGATGCGGGCGGTACGGCGTACTCCGCCAATCTGCTCAATGGACTTACCGCAAACGGACAGGAGATCGTCGTTGGACCTTCAAACTTCCGTCTTGGCGGCAGCAATGTTCCTGACGTCGTATACGGAGCAGGTCAGACGATTGCTCTTCCTGCCGGTTTCTATTCCGAACTAAAGCTGCTCGGCACAGGAGTACAAGGCGACCAGCAGAGCCAGGTCCTCACCGTGCACTATGCTGATGGTTCCAAAGAGACCTTCAACCAGAGCTTCAGCGACTGGTCTTCGCTCACAGGCTATTCAAATGAGTCATTGGCAATCAAGACGGCTTACAGAAATAACAATGACGGCACAGAAGATCAACAAGCCTTCAATGTGTATCTCTACTCACTCAAACTGAATCCGCTGAAGCTCGTCAAGAGCATCACACTTCCAGACAATAGAAATGTGGTCCTTACCTCCATCACGCTTGCGCCCCCATCACTTGTCGACCTTGAACCCTTGGTATGTCCATTGATCGAAGAGATCAAATAG
- a CDS encoding orotate phosphoribosyltransferase, whose amino-acid sequence MPLDNRTSLLNLIATHSFKLGDFLLASGRRSDYYIDCRTTTLHAEGGRLAGLLLYELIREQFPEAEAVGGLTMGADPLVANTASASAWALADYREILELSGALEFEEDDDPGPEPTLVHGFLVRKAEKAHGTGRRVEGFLKAGASVVIVDDVCTTGGSTITAIEATREAGMVVVGVLCLVDREQGGRAAIEAAAGDAPFLALYTASDVRKAHVAAQGFK is encoded by the coding sequence ATGCCTTTGGACAATCGTACTTCCCTGCTCAACCTGATTGCGACACACTCGTTCAAGCTTGGCGACTTTCTGCTTGCGAGTGGTAGACGCAGTGACTACTACATCGATTGCCGAACAACAACGCTGCATGCTGAGGGCGGACGGCTTGCCGGCTTGTTGCTGTATGAACTGATCCGTGAGCAGTTTCCGGAGGCTGAGGCGGTAGGTGGGCTGACGATGGGTGCTGATCCGCTGGTGGCCAATACGGCGAGCGCGAGTGCGTGGGCACTGGCAGACTATCGGGAGATTCTTGAGCTTTCGGGGGCGCTCGAGTTCGAAGAGGATGATGATCCAGGTCCGGAGCCGACGCTGGTACACGGCTTCCTTGTGCGGAAGGCGGAGAAGGCGCATGGGACGGGACGGCGGGTTGAGGGATTCCTGAAGGCTGGCGCTTCGGTCGTAATCGTTGATGATGTCTGTACAACTGGAGGGTCAACCATTACGGCCATTGAGGCAACGCGCGAGGCGGGCATGGTGGTGGTTGGAGTGTTGTGCCTTGTCGATCGGGAGCAGGGTGGACGGGCGGCGATTGAAGCTGCGGCCGGAGACGCTCCGTTTCTGGCGCTCTATACGGCCAGTGATGTGAGAAAGGCGCATGTCGCTGCACAGGGGTTTAAGTAA
- a CDS encoding CPBP family intramembrane glutamic endopeptidase, giving the protein MSEESPESLGEIKVGEWELASPEHELPSARVPHFGYALLFLLIAGLLLLLSQAVVLLPLMHGGSPVAVSLKHPKLLLASEGATYVVTLAVCWFVFPLLWHRSFLAGIEWNGRKALTLAAKLIPLGILSGWTVQGISSLISMPKTVPMDDFFKSTSDVWLVTFFGTLLAPLFEEVCFRGFLLPAFAIAFDWLGPMVRYVFQFSVCRLRGEEPPQHFVTFREERSAGLAPETGNITFRSLPAVLISSLVTSACFALLHAQQLGYTWAAVLLLGAVSILLTAVRVKTRSLACSVLVHGSYNFSVFLVLFIATGGYRHLDKVAR; this is encoded by the coding sequence ATGAGCGAAGAATCGCCAGAGTCGCTGGGTGAGATCAAGGTTGGGGAGTGGGAGCTTGCCTCCCCAGAACACGAGTTGCCTTCTGCTCGAGTTCCGCATTTTGGCTATGCACTGCTATTTCTACTGATTGCCGGACTGCTGCTGCTCCTGTCGCAGGCTGTCGTGTTGCTGCCGTTGATGCACGGCGGTTCGCCGGTGGCCGTAAGTTTGAAGCATCCGAAGCTGCTGCTGGCATCTGAAGGCGCAACGTACGTGGTGACGCTGGCAGTCTGCTGGTTTGTCTTTCCGCTGCTTTGGCATCGAAGCTTTCTGGCTGGTATCGAGTGGAACGGTCGTAAGGCGCTCACTCTGGCTGCGAAGCTGATTCCGCTTGGGATCCTGAGCGGATGGACTGTTCAGGGAATTTCAAGCCTGATCTCCATGCCAAAGACTGTGCCGATGGATGACTTCTTCAAATCGACTTCCGACGTGTGGCTTGTTACCTTCTTTGGGACACTGCTCGCTCCGCTGTTTGAAGAGGTCTGCTTCCGAGGCTTTCTGCTTCCCGCGTTTGCGATCGCTTTCGATTGGCTTGGACCGATGGTGCGGTATGTTTTTCAGTTCTCAGTCTGCCGCTTGCGCGGTGAAGAACCACCGCAACACTTCGTTACATTTCGTGAGGAGCGCTCGGCTGGGTTGGCACCAGAGACTGGCAACATCACGTTCCGCAGTCTGCCTGCGGTCCTCATCTCGAGCCTGGTTACGAGCGCCTGCTTTGCTCTACTGCACGCGCAACAACTTGGCTATACCTGGGCTGCGGTGCTGCTGCTTGGAGCGGTGTCGATATTACTCACGGCGGTGCGGGTGAAGACGCGCTCGCTGGCCTGCTCGGTGCTGGTGCATGGGAGCTATAACTTTTCGGTGTTCCTGGTACTTTTTATTGCGACTGGCGGCTACAGGCATCTGGATAAAGTTGCGCGTTGA
- the uvrA gene encoding excinuclease ABC subunit UvrA, translating to MGITHITVRGARQHNLRNVNVSIPRNTLTVVTGLSGSGKSSLAFDTIYAEGQRRYVETLSAYARQFLDQMERPDVDAIDGLSPAISIEQKTTSRSPRSTVGTITEIYDYLRLLYASVGQPHCPNCGRTISRQSAEQIVERIVALAPGERITVYAPIVRGRKGEFREELEALDQQGFRARIDGEMTELTEGMRLEKRKNHTVEAVVDRIILKPVAGVAAAEVGAAPIYDTRRLETSVTKALQMANGLVLVAIHGMEETLYSSSMACPDCGINVPRLEPRSFSFNSNYGACPECHGLGSIYDFDPAKTIADWSKPLLDGAMGPGSASQYLLRLIKLAAEKYKINLKQPFSDLTKIQQDLLLYGPPKGETSRTGFHGIFAYLRSNLEETKSEGYREYMMQFMSATACPRCKGKRLRPESLAVTVNDASIADFTALPLERALTGARAMHFTGRDRIIADRLQREVIERLEFLNAVGLGYLSLDRSAATLSGGEGQRIRLATQIGSKLRGVLYVLDEPSIGLHQRDNQRLITALEALRDLGNTVLVVEHDEDTIRKADYVLDLGPGAGKNGGFLIASGTPQEVMDNPESLTGQYLAGKIEIVARAEPRPLTGKWLTVEDAHSHNLQHVTAHFPIGVMTVVTGVSGSGKSTLVNDILYRALAKELYGSREEPGQHGAVRGIDQLDKVIQIDQSAIGRTPRSNPATYTGVFTAMRDLFAMLPDSRERGYKPGRFSFNVQGGRCEACQGEGQRRIEMNFLPDVYVLCDVCNGRRYNQETLTVKFNGYSIADLLELPIADAVPILKDIPTVAIKLQTLVDVGLGYIHLGQSATTLSGGEAQRMKLARELSKRQTGRTLYLLDEPTTGLHFDDVRKLLEVLHRLTDLGNTVIIIEHNLDIIRNADYLLDMGPEGGEGGGRVIAHGTPEQVATVAASHTGSFLARHYATNSAGTNGSGGAGHAGAQPDDIVAAADRQKVARGKFVAPEKKTGVPTARVVPAKKTAKKAVGRPKKKV from the coding sequence ATGGGCATCACTCACATTACCGTTCGCGGCGCACGGCAGCACAATCTGCGCAATGTCAACGTCAGCATTCCGCGTAATACGCTGACTGTTGTGACCGGCCTTTCCGGTTCGGGAAAGTCTTCGCTTGCGTTCGACACGATCTATGCAGAGGGCCAGCGGCGTTACGTCGAGACCCTGTCGGCGTATGCGCGGCAGTTCCTCGACCAGATGGAACGGCCCGACGTTGACGCGATAGACGGTCTATCTCCCGCTATTTCGATTGAACAAAAGACTACGAGCCGTAGCCCACGCTCCACTGTTGGGACGATCACGGAGATTTACGACTACCTCCGGTTGCTGTATGCATCGGTTGGTCAGCCACACTGCCCGAACTGCGGTCGGACCATCTCGCGGCAGTCGGCGGAGCAGATAGTCGAGCGCATCGTGGCACTCGCTCCCGGTGAGCGGATCACCGTATATGCGCCGATTGTTCGTGGGCGCAAAGGAGAATTTCGCGAAGAGCTGGAAGCGTTGGACCAGCAGGGTTTTCGTGCGCGCATCGACGGCGAGATGACGGAACTCACCGAAGGAATGCGGCTTGAGAAGCGCAAGAATCATACGGTTGAGGCTGTCGTCGATCGGATCATTCTGAAGCCTGTGGCGGGTGTCGCGGCGGCTGAGGTTGGAGCGGCACCAATCTACGACACGCGCCGGCTGGAGACCTCGGTGACGAAGGCGCTCCAAATGGCGAACGGTCTTGTGCTGGTGGCGATTCATGGGATGGAGGAGACGCTGTATTCCTCGTCCATGGCTTGCCCTGACTGCGGGATCAACGTGCCTCGGCTGGAGCCGCGCAGCTTCTCGTTCAACTCGAACTACGGTGCCTGCCCGGAGTGCCACGGACTTGGCAGCATCTACGATTTCGATCCGGCGAAGACGATTGCTGACTGGTCGAAGCCGCTGCTCGATGGCGCGATGGGACCAGGATCGGCGTCGCAATATCTGCTGCGGCTGATCAAGCTGGCAGCTGAAAAGTACAAGATCAACCTGAAGCAGCCGTTCAGCGATCTGACGAAGATTCAACAGGACCTGCTGCTCTATGGACCGCCGAAGGGCGAAACGAGCCGGACTGGATTTCATGGAATCTTTGCGTACTTGCGCAGCAACCTCGAGGAGACGAAGTCCGAGGGTTACCGCGAGTACATGATGCAGTTCATGTCGGCGACGGCGTGCCCGCGATGCAAGGGTAAGAGGCTGCGGCCGGAGTCGCTTGCAGTGACGGTAAATGATGCGTCGATCGCAGACTTTACGGCATTGCCGCTGGAGCGGGCTCTCACCGGAGCGCGGGCGATGCATTTCACGGGACGCGACCGCATCATTGCGGATCGTCTGCAGCGTGAGGTGATCGAACGGCTTGAATTTCTAAATGCTGTCGGTCTTGGCTACCTTTCGCTCGATCGTTCGGCGGCTACACTCTCGGGCGGCGAAGGGCAGCGGATTCGACTGGCTACGCAGATTGGCTCGAAGTTGCGCGGCGTGTTGTATGTACTTGATGAACCTTCGATTGGGCTGCACCAGCGGGATAACCAGCGGTTGATTACGGCGCTTGAGGCGCTGCGGGATCTTGGCAATACCGTGCTGGTTGTGGAGCATGACGAGGACACAATTCGCAAGGCGGATTACGTGCTTGACCTTGGGCCGGGCGCTGGAAAGAACGGCGGCTTTCTGATTGCGAGTGGAACGCCGCAGGAGGTGATGGACAATCCTGAGTCGCTGACCGGGCAGTATCTTGCGGGCAAGATCGAGATTGTAGCGCGGGCTGAGCCGCGGCCGTTGACGGGCAAGTGGCTGACGGTTGAGGATGCACATTCGCACAACCTGCAGCATGTGACGGCGCACTTCCCTATCGGCGTGATGACGGTTGTGACCGGTGTAAGTGGCTCGGGTAAGAGCACGCTGGTGAATGACATTCTCTATCGCGCACTTGCGAAGGAGCTTTACGGTTCTAGGGAAGAACCGGGACAGCATGGCGCGGTGCGCGGCATCGACCAGTTAGACAAAGTGATCCAGATCGACCAATCGGCGATTGGACGGACACCACGGTCTAACCCTGCGACCTATACAGGCGTGTTTACGGCGATGCGCGACCTGTTCGCGATGCTGCCGGACTCGCGTGAGCGCGGGTACAAGCCGGGACGATTCTCGTTCAACGTGCAGGGCGGTCGATGTGAGGCTTGCCAGGGCGAGGGACAGCGGCGCATCGAGATGAACTTCCTGCCGGACGTTTATGTGCTGTGTGATGTGTGTAACGGGAGGCGTTACAACCAGGAAACATTGACGGTTAAGTTCAACGGCTACTCGATTGCAGATCTGCTGGAACTGCCGATTGCGGACGCTGTGCCGATCCTGAAGGACATTCCTACGGTTGCGATCAAGCTGCAGACGCTGGTCGATGTTGGGCTTGGCTACATTCATCTTGGGCAGTCGGCGACGACGCTTTCGGGCGGTGAGGCGCAGCGGATGAAGCTGGCCCGTGAACTCTCGAAGCGGCAGACGGGTCGAACGCTTTACCTGCTTGACGAGCCGACAACCGGATTGCACTTTGACGATGTGCGCAAGCTTCTGGAGGTGCTGCATCGCCTGACGGATCTGGGCAATACGGTCATCATCATTGAGCACAACTTAGACATTATCCGCAATGCAGACTACCTGCTGGACATGGGTCCTGAAGGTGGCGAAGGCGGCGGTCGCGTGATCGCGCACGGAACTCCGGAGCAGGTTGCGACGGTTGCGGCTTCGCATACGGGGAGCTTTCTGGCTAGGCATTACGCTACCAACTCTGCCGGGACAAACGGTTCTGGTGGTGCGGGCCATGCAGGTGCTCAGCCTGACGATATCGTCGCGGCGGCGGATCGCCAGAAGGTGGCTCGCGGGAAGTTCGTGGCTCCTGAGAAGAAGACTGGCGTTCCGACGGCTCGTGTCGTTCCGGCAAAAAAGACGGCGAAGAAAGCTGTTGGCAGGCCGAAGAAAAAGGTATGA
- a CDS encoding nitroreductase family protein, whose amino-acid sequence MSKPEKKLSEIVFGRRATPSFDGEPIPSEDLRAILQAGLHAPSGYNIQPWRFIVVQSPEQKKRLRAASYNQGKVEEASAVIVACGDADGWRKDLDEMIAQGREGGMPESYADQARSSVPNYLSSFTSEQMHGWLNKQVMLAYTHMMLMAEVLGYDTAPMEGFEQDKVHEMLRLPLSYWVVALLAVGHLKGLDKFDGGRFDMKRTVFGEEFGKPLK is encoded by the coding sequence TTGAGCAAGCCCGAGAAGAAACTCAGCGAAATCGTCTTCGGCCGCAGGGCGACCCCAAGCTTCGATGGCGAGCCCATTCCATCTGAAGATCTCCGGGCCATCCTCCAGGCCGGCCTCCACGCACCCAGCGGCTACAACATCCAGCCTTGGCGCTTCATCGTCGTCCAGTCGCCAGAGCAAAAGAAACGTCTCCGCGCTGCCAGCTACAACCAGGGCAAGGTGGAAGAGGCCTCCGCCGTCATCGTTGCCTGTGGCGACGCAGACGGCTGGCGCAAAGACCTCGACGAGATGATTGCCCAGGGTCGCGAGGGCGGTATGCCCGAGAGCTACGCCGATCAGGCGCGCAGCAGCGTCCCCAACTATCTATCGAGCTTTACCAGCGAACAGATGCACGGCTGGCTGAATAAACAGGTCATGCTCGCCTACACCCACATGATGCTGATGGCCGAGGTCCTCGGCTACGATACCGCCCCCATGGAAGGCTTCGAGCAGGACAAAGTTCACGAAATGCTACGCCTGCCGCTCAGTTATTGGGTGGTCGCCCTTCTCGCCGTCGGCCATCTTAAAGGGTTAGATAAGTTCGACGGTGGCCGCTTCGACATGAAGCGAACTGTCTTCGGCGAAGAGTTCGGTAAGCCGCTCAAGTGA
- a CDS encoding alpha/beta fold hydrolase, whose product MKKLAARIAAALVLLLIVTGVFFYRHPVWFLDRAIYYRLWRGHVVGKYIDVGTNRLHYYEAGDPNGTPLLLIHGLGSRGEDWSTLIPTFAAAGFHVYAPDLLGYGRSSRPDVDYSIALEESVVVQFMQAVHQPRASVIGWSMGGWIAMKLALDHPAMVDRLAVYDSAGTYFAAVLPPNLFTPNDVDGVKRLFDVLEPEPRTVPAFIERDSLHKLQKNSWIINRSLSSMISGRYLLDFRLGSLKQPMLIMWGGADHLIPPAVGEEIHKAVTHSVFGLVEGCGHLAPAECSKPFLEGTIAFLKSQPPMSSGETTYPKPTQ is encoded by the coding sequence GTGAAGAAACTCGCCGCACGTATAGCCGCAGCGCTTGTGCTGCTTCTCATCGTTACCGGCGTTTTCTTCTATCGTCATCCAGTCTGGTTCCTTGATCGCGCCATCTACTATCGCCTCTGGCGTGGCCACGTAGTCGGCAAGTACATCGACGTCGGCACCAATCGCCTCCACTACTACGAGGCAGGCGATCCCAACGGCACGCCACTCCTTCTCATTCACGGTCTCGGCTCCCGTGGAGAGGATTGGTCCACCCTCATCCCCACTTTCGCCGCCGCAGGCTTCCACGTCTACGCGCCCGACCTACTTGGCTACGGTCGTTCCTCACGCCCCGACGTGGATTATTCCATCGCGCTCGAAGAGTCCGTCGTCGTGCAGTTCATGCAGGCTGTCCACCAGCCAAGAGCCAGCGTAATCGGCTGGTCCATGGGTGGTTGGATTGCCATGAAGTTAGCCCTCGACCATCCAGCAATGGTCGACCGCCTCGCCGTATACGACAGCGCCGGAACGTACTTTGCCGCGGTTCTGCCCCCGAACCTCTTCACGCCCAACGACGTCGACGGCGTCAAACGGCTCTTCGACGTTCTCGAGCCCGAGCCCCGCACCGTACCCGCCTTCATCGAGCGCGACTCCCTCCATAAGCTTCAGAAGAATAGTTGGATCATCAACCGCAGTCTAAGCTCCATGATCAGCGGCCGCTACCTGCTCGACTTCCGCCTCGGCAGCCTGAAACAGCCCATGCTCATCATGTGGGGAGGTGCAGACCATCTCATCCCGCCCGCCGTTGGCGAGGAAATCCACAAGGCAGTCACGCACTCCGTCTTCGGGCTAGTGGAAGGCTGCGGCCACCTCGCCCCCGCCGAGTGCTCAAAGCCATTCCTCGAAGGCACCATCGCCTTCTTAAAGTCCCAGCCGCCCATGTCCTCCGGCGAAACGACCTACCCTAAGCCAACCCAGTAA
- a CDS encoding UbiX family flavin prenyltransferase: MSELRNLTLAVTGASGSIYAAEMLRALEADARVGKVNFVASENALRVFAEEMQLSGRTGLVEKLLGVAAVKTQQHPESDIGANVASGSYPSDGMIVLPCSMGTLAGIANGMAANLIQRAADVCLKERRPLVLCVRETPLNRIHLRNMQLASDAGATIFPVIPTLYNLPQSTTAMAREFVNRVLAHVGLPQAGAYQWRAD; encoded by the coding sequence ATGAGTGAGTTGCGGAATCTTACCTTGGCGGTGACCGGTGCGAGTGGGAGCATCTATGCTGCGGAGATGCTGCGGGCGCTTGAGGCTGATGCACGAGTGGGCAAGGTCAACTTTGTTGCTTCTGAGAACGCGCTGCGGGTGTTCGCCGAGGAGATGCAACTGAGCGGGCGGACGGGGCTGGTCGAAAAGCTGCTTGGGGTCGCGGCGGTGAAGACGCAACAGCATCCTGAGAGCGATATCGGGGCGAATGTGGCGAGTGGAAGTTACCCGTCAGACGGCATGATCGTGCTTCCCTGCTCCATGGGAACGCTTGCTGGTATCGCAAACGGGATGGCGGCGAACCTAATCCAGCGTGCGGCAGATGTTTGTTTAAAGGAGCGGCGACCGTTGGTTCTTTGCGTGCGGGAGACGCCACTAAACCGAATTCATCTGCGGAATATGCAGCTTGCTTCGGATGCGGGCGCTACCATTTTCCCGGTAATTCCCACGCTCTACAACCTGCCGCAGAGTACGACGGCTATGGCTCGGGAGTTTGTGAATCGCGTGCTGGCGCATGTGGGACTGCCGCAAGCGGGTGCTTACCAGTGGCGGGCTGATTAA